Proteins encoded in a region of the Candidatus Nanosynbacter sp. HMT-352 genome:
- the pheT gene encoding phenylalanine--tRNA ligase subunit beta — MKVSLNLIKQLINFELPPVDELVSRVNQQLGGVEEVIDLKAKYDGARIVRVIECEKHPNADRLSVTKIDDGGVADVPRDDNGYVQVVCGAPNVHADMWAIWLPPKSTVPASFDDAEPFVLDARPLRGILSQGMLAAADELAIGTDHEGIIEINERDIPAGVTLQAGASFAEVFGLDNYVLEIENKMFTHRPDCFGQLGVAREIAGIFHQRFTSPDWYEQDQQFADANDLELTVENDAPELARRFMAVAIRGVSVRPSPLWLQCRLVAMGGKPINNIVDATNYVMFMTAQPTHAYDYDKLRGHKLGVRMAHDGEKVGLLNGKEYELTADDIVIADGEGVIGLAGIMGSVDTEVSAETNNIVLECANFDMYALRRTAMRHGIFTDALTRFNKGQSPLQNAAILKQLMNMVGGVQASEVFDLKQFDGHMDDYFDGKYTPANIDIDGKFINERLGSDLSDDDICELLNSVEIRSHSMEKESGYICIQVPFWRTDLELPEDIVEEVGRLYGFDRLPRHLPERSIKPAPKNERRELKQRIRQSLSRAGANEVLTYSFVHERVLKNSDQDPNRAYRLSNALSPDLQYYRIGILPSLLDKVHANIKSGHDEFMLFEIGKIHDKKLGFNDENLPIEKTFIDGVYANKKPQVGAPFYKVRKIAERLMKDLSVEVDFVKIAESDSDVPAPFDAKRSAWIMAKNGDNLGIVGELVQSARRNFKLPDYTAAFSIDIEKLQENLIKNQGYNYQPLSRFPSTARDISLRMDSDVDYAKVYACAEEVAKKHGELQIVITPIAIYQPKNDDSTKTVTLNVKFTSAERTLEDKDIAPIIEEIAAMAAEEFDAAQV, encoded by the coding sequence ATGAAAGTTAGCTTAAATCTTATAAAACAATTGATTAATTTTGAGTTGCCGCCAGTTGATGAGTTGGTGTCGCGGGTAAATCAGCAACTTGGTGGTGTCGAGGAAGTGATTGACCTGAAGGCCAAATATGATGGCGCGCGCATTGTGCGGGTTATTGAGTGCGAAAAGCATCCAAATGCGGATCGTTTGAGCGTGACTAAAATTGACGATGGTGGCGTAGCAGACGTTCCAAGGGATGATAATGGTTACGTGCAAGTGGTTTGTGGTGCGCCGAATGTTCATGCTGATATGTGGGCAATTTGGCTGCCGCCAAAAAGCACCGTCCCAGCAAGTTTTGATGACGCTGAGCCGTTCGTACTGGATGCGCGACCGCTACGTGGAATCTTAAGTCAGGGTATGTTGGCGGCGGCTGATGAGTTAGCGATTGGTACGGATCACGAGGGAATTATTGAGATTAATGAGCGTGATATTCCGGCGGGCGTTACACTTCAAGCTGGCGCAAGTTTTGCGGAAGTGTTTGGGCTGGACAATTACGTGCTGGAAATTGAAAATAAGATGTTTACGCACAGACCGGATTGTTTTGGGCAACTTGGTGTGGCGCGCGAAATTGCTGGTATTTTTCACCAACGATTTACTAGCCCTGATTGGTATGAACAAGATCAACAGTTTGCTGACGCTAATGATTTGGAGCTGACAGTAGAAAATGACGCACCAGAACTAGCACGGCGTTTTATGGCAGTGGCAATTCGTGGTGTTTCTGTGCGCCCAAGCCCGTTGTGGTTGCAGTGTCGATTAGTCGCAATGGGTGGTAAGCCTATCAATAATATCGTTGACGCGACAAACTACGTGATGTTTATGACGGCGCAGCCGACTCACGCTTATGATTACGACAAGTTGCGCGGGCATAAACTTGGCGTGCGAATGGCACACGATGGCGAAAAAGTCGGTTTGCTTAATGGCAAGGAATATGAATTGACGGCTGACGATATTGTTATCGCTGATGGTGAAGGTGTGATTGGGTTAGCTGGAATTATGGGCAGCGTTGATACGGAAGTCTCAGCTGAAACAAATAATATTGTCCTTGAATGTGCCAATTTTGATATGTACGCGCTACGTCGCACGGCTATGCGCCATGGAATTTTCACCGACGCCCTGACTAGGTTTAATAAGGGGCAATCGCCTCTGCAAAATGCTGCCATATTAAAGCAATTGATGAATATGGTTGGTGGAGTGCAGGCGAGCGAAGTTTTTGATTTGAAACAATTCGACGGACATATGGACGATTATTTCGATGGAAAATATACGCCAGCGAATATTGATATCGATGGTAAGTTTATAAATGAGAGACTAGGCTCGGATTTGTCTGATGACGACATTTGCGAGCTGCTTAATAGCGTTGAGATTCGCAGTCACAGTATGGAAAAAGAATCTGGCTATATCTGTATTCAAGTGCCATTTTGGCGGACTGACCTTGAATTGCCGGAAGATATTGTAGAGGAGGTCGGGCGATTATACGGTTTTGATAGATTGCCGCGTCATTTGCCAGAGCGAAGCATTAAGCCTGCGCCGAAGAATGAGCGTCGTGAATTGAAACAGAGAATTCGCCAAAGTTTGTCACGAGCTGGAGCAAACGAAGTTTTGACATATAGCTTTGTTCATGAGCGAGTTTTGAAAAATTCCGACCAAGACCCGAACCGTGCGTATCGCTTGAGCAACGCGCTTAGTCCAGACTTGCAATATTACCGAATTGGCATTTTGCCGAGTTTGTTGGATAAAGTTCATGCCAATATAAAATCTGGGCATGACGAATTTATGTTGTTTGAAATTGGCAAAATTCACGATAAGAAATTAGGGTTTAACGATGAGAATTTGCCGATTGAAAAGACTTTCATTGACGGAGTTTATGCGAATAAAAAACCTCAAGTTGGCGCGCCGTTTTACAAGGTGAGGAAAATTGCTGAAAGGCTAATGAAAGATTTGAGTGTTGAGGTTGATTTTGTGAAGATTGCGGAATCTGACAGCGATGTTCCAGCGCCATTTGATGCGAAACGCAGTGCTTGGATTATGGCGAAGAATGGCGACAATTTGGGGATTGTTGGCGAGCTGGTTCAGTCTGCTCGACGCAATTTCAAATTGCCAGATTACACGGCAGCGTTTTCTATCGATATTGAAAAATTGCAGGAAAATCTGATTAAAAATCAGGGCTATAATTACCAGCCGTTAAGTCGATTCCCGTCGACTGCCAGAGATATTTCATTGAGGATGGATTCGGATGTTGATTATGCGAAAGTTTATGCTTGCGCTGAAGAAGTTGCTAAAAAACACGGTGAGCTACAAATCGTCATAACGCCAATTGCGATATACCAGCCAAAAAATGATGATTCGACAAAAACTGTAACTTTGAATGTAAAGTTTACGAGCGCTGAGCGGACACTGGAAGATAAAGACATTGCGCCGATTATTGAGGAAATTGCCGCGATGGCTGCGGAAGAATTCGACGCCGCTCAGGTTTAA
- a CDS encoding NAD(P)/FAD-dependent oxidoreductase, with protein sequence MSKDVIIVGAGPSALTAAIYLSREDVDTTLYERGVVGGMAAITDQIDNYPGFAEGVTGMKLASELQQQAERFGAKIEYGDVTELKQVDGGLELTIDGQSIRAKSVLLATGSNHRKLGVPGEDELYGRGVHYCATCDGAFYRDKNLIVVGGGNSAVQEAIFLTRYASHIDLLVRSKLRASDILQKDLQKYVDDGKITVHIGATTDEVIVKDDKFYGVKSTQNGEQKEFTADGLFVFIGLIPNTQFLTDSDVELDLGGHIITDEHLHTNIPGVFASGDVRSGATMQIASAVGEGAVAALQIREYLQEKAREE encoded by the coding sequence ATGTCTAAAGATGTTATTATTGTTGGCGCTGGCCCAAGCGCGTTAACGGCGGCAATTTACTTGTCGCGCGAAGATGTCGACACGACATTATATGAGCGTGGCGTGGTCGGTGGAATGGCAGCGATTACTGATCAAATTGACAATTATCCTGGATTTGCTGAGGGCGTTACGGGAATGAAGCTGGCGTCTGAATTGCAACAACAGGCGGAGCGATTTGGTGCGAAGATTGAGTATGGTGACGTGACGGAATTGAAGCAAGTTGATGGCGGGTTGGAGCTGACAATTGACGGTCAATCTATTCGCGCGAAGTCAGTTTTGCTAGCGACTGGCTCAAATCACCGCAAATTAGGCGTTCCTGGCGAAGACGAATTATATGGTCGAGGCGTGCATTACTGTGCGACTTGTGATGGCGCGTTTTATCGGGATAAAAATTTAATCGTTGTTGGCGGTGGAAATTCTGCCGTGCAGGAAGCGATATTTTTGACGCGGTACGCTAGTCATATTGATCTGTTGGTTCGCAGTAAATTGCGCGCCAGTGATATTTTGCAAAAAGATTTGCAAAAGTATGTCGATGATGGAAAAATTACCGTTCACATCGGTGCGACGACTGATGAAGTTATTGTCAAGGACGATAAGTTTTACGGCGTTAAATCGACCCAAAACGGCGAGCAGAAAGAATTTACTGCTGATGGATTATTCGTATTTATTGGGCTAATTCCAAACACACAATTCCTGACAGACTCGGACGTTGAGCTGGATTTGGGCGGACACATCATTACTGACGAACATTTGCACACTAATATTCCTGGCGTTTTTGCTTCTGGTGATGTACGCTCGGGGGCAACTATGCAAATCGCTTCGGCAGTTGGTGAAGGTGCGGTGGCAGCGCTGCAGATTCGTGAATATTTACAAGAAAAGGCCAGAGAGGAGTAA
- a CDS encoding FAD-dependent oxidoreductase, with the protein MDTQQFDALIIGFGKAGKTLAVALANAEKKVALVERSPKMYGGTCINIACIPTKVLVNAAEHHQSFDEAMAHKTTVVARLNEKNYHMLADRETVSVIEGEASFVDDRTVKIVAGNDELVVSAPQIFINTGAEPIIPDIPGVDKPFVYTSTELLDRMTQPKQLAIIGGGYIGLEFASTYAKLGTKVTVFERGDALLAREDPAIARAATEALQAQGIEIVFSVDVTAIEGESTATIRTVNHDDYAGYDAVLMATGRRPATMSLNLPAAGVATDERGAIVVDETLRTSRSHIWAMGDVTGGPQFTYASLDDFRIVRSQLLGDGLYTRAKQKTLPYAVFMQTPLGRVGMTEAEARATGCEIIVKELPAMAIPRLHVDNATTGLLRAVIDANTEQILGASLLCRNSPEVINIIKTVMDNGLPYTVLRDQIFTHPTVSEALNDLFA; encoded by the coding sequence ATGGATACACAACAATTTGACGCACTCATCATTGGTTTTGGCAAAGCTGGCAAAACATTGGCGGTAGCGCTGGCAAATGCGGAAAAAAAGGTAGCGCTAGTGGAGCGGTCGCCAAAGATGTATGGTGGCACCTGTATTAATATTGCTTGTATTCCTACTAAGGTGCTAGTCAATGCAGCCGAACATCATCAAAGTTTTGATGAGGCGATGGCACATAAGACAACAGTGGTAGCGCGGTTGAATGAGAAGAACTATCACATGCTTGCAGATCGTGAAACAGTGAGCGTCATTGAGGGTGAAGCATCGTTCGTAGATGATCGTACTGTGAAGATTGTGGCGGGTAACGACGAGCTAGTAGTTAGTGCACCACAGATTTTTATTAACACCGGTGCGGAACCAATCATCCCAGATATTCCAGGTGTTGATAAGCCGTTTGTGTATACCAGTACTGAATTGCTGGATAGAATGACGCAGCCAAAACAGCTAGCTATCATTGGTGGCGGTTATATTGGGTTAGAGTTTGCCTCAACTTATGCCAAACTTGGTACAAAAGTAACAGTATTTGAGAGGGGCGATGCTCTGCTTGCACGTGAAGATCCAGCAATTGCTCGGGCTGCTACTGAAGCATTGCAGGCACAGGGTATTGAGATTGTGTTTAGTGTGGATGTGACAGCGATTGAGGGTGAGTCTACTGCAACGATTCGCACAGTAAATCATGATGATTACGCTGGTTATGATGCGGTTTTGATGGCTACGGGCCGTCGCCCGGCAACGATGAGCTTGAATTTACCAGCTGCTGGTGTAGCGACGGATGAGCGCGGGGCAATTGTGGTTGATGAAACACTTCGCACTAGTCGGTCGCATATTTGGGCAATGGGCGATGTAACGGGTGGGCCACAATTTACCTATGCATCGCTGGATGATTTTCGGATTGTGAGAAGCCAGTTGCTGGGCGATGGTCTGTACACTCGCGCCAAACAAAAAACTTTGCCGTACGCGGTCTTTATGCAAACACCGCTAGGTCGGGTGGGTATGACAGAGGCTGAGGCGCGTGCGACGGGGTGCGAAATTATCGTAAAAGAGCTGCCTGCTATGGCGATTCCACGCCTGCATGTTGATAATGCTACAACAGGATTGCTGCGTGCGGTGATTGATGCAAACACTGAACAAATTTTGGGTGCTAGTTTATTGTGTCGTAACTCACCAGAAGTCATTAATATTATCAAAACTGTAATGGATAATGGCCTGCCATATACTGTGCTGCGTGATCAAATATTCACTCATCCAACGGTGAGTGAGGCATTAAACGATTTATTTGCATAA
- a CDS encoding inorganic diphosphatase, whose amino-acid sequence MADFNQILTPGDVENGIVNVVVEIPQGSSHKIEWNRELAVMQLDRVEPAIFAKPTNYGFIPQTLDEDGDELDALIITDEPLTTGIFMEAKVIGVLEFVDDNEVDDKVIVVPADDRNTGNTINSLEDLPSQLLKQIEHHFNHYKDLKKPGSTIVKGFGDVERAKQIIRESITRWNEK is encoded by the coding sequence ATGGCAGATTTTAATCAAATTTTAACACCTGGTGATGTCGAAAACGGCATCGTAAATGTAGTTGTTGAGATTCCACAGGGATCAAGTCATAAGATCGAGTGGAACCGTGAGCTTGCAGTGATGCAGTTGGATCGTGTTGAGCCAGCTATTTTTGCAAAGCCAACAAACTACGGTTTCATTCCACAAACTTTGGATGAAGATGGCGACGAATTGGACGCGCTAATTATCACCGACGAACCGTTGACGACTGGTATTTTTATGGAAGCAAAGGTTATCGGCGTGTTGGAATTTGTTGACGATAATGAAGTTGACGACAAGGTTATCGTTGTGCCAGCCGACGACCGAAACACTGGCAACACAATCAACTCACTAGAAGACCTACCTTCACAATTGTTGAAACAAATTGAACATCATTTCAACCACTACAAGGATTTGAAGAAGCCTGGTTCAACAATAGTTAAGGGCTTTGGTGATGTAGAACGAGCAAAGCAAATTATCCGCGAGTCAATTACTCGTTGGAATGAAAAATAA
- a CDS encoding serine aminopeptidase domain-containing protein encodes MKTPQKYHIIKIIVWIVGVIILIASLLVAAAFFWPATFKELQSSNSEKLNYNQSVAAAIRTINGDSSNADVRPECRSIIKTHGKKTTKAVMMIHGVSACPQQFADLGDTFFNAGYNVYIPRVPSHGLTDNKRHGEITIPAMAQFMNSSTSIISGLGDETGVVGLSGGANMATWITQYNSQTISRALLLSPFYQPSKSETPSWKIPLLRNLYGRNILPDSFTGSNLSYRALGKYMIIAKNYKSDLKAPGLKYVGVVTSENDTAIDKNLAVNIPKQMAAASDAKFQYYSIPTSFGIGHDIVALNQDEVKKHADKLYPFYLDMYEGKNVKLEAN; translated from the coding sequence ATGAAAACTCCTCAGAAATATCACATTATAAAAATTATCGTATGGATAGTTGGTGTAATTATCCTCATTGCATCCCTATTAGTCGCCGCAGCTTTCTTTTGGCCAGCAACATTCAAAGAACTACAATCATCGAACTCTGAAAAATTAAATTACAACCAGTCTGTTGCCGCCGCAATACGTACCATCAACGGGGATTCGTCAAACGCAGACGTCAGGCCAGAATGTCGATCAATTATTAAAACCCACGGCAAAAAAACCACCAAAGCCGTTATGATGATTCATGGCGTAAGCGCATGTCCGCAGCAATTCGCAGACCTGGGCGACACCTTTTTCAACGCTGGCTACAACGTCTATATTCCCCGCGTCCCCAGTCACGGCCTGACGGACAACAAACGACACGGAGAAATCACCATTCCAGCAATGGCACAATTTATGAATTCCAGCACCAGCATAATTAGTGGTTTGGGTGATGAAACGGGAGTTGTCGGACTTTCTGGCGGCGCAAATATGGCGACCTGGATTACTCAGTACAACAGCCAAACCATATCACGAGCACTGCTTCTATCACCTTTTTATCAGCCTTCAAAGTCGGAAACTCCTTCCTGGAAAATTCCGCTTTTACGAAATCTTTACGGACGTAATATTCTTCCAGATTCGTTCACGGGTAGCAATTTATCATATCGCGCTCTTGGAAAATATATGATAATCGCCAAGAACTATAAATCCGATCTAAAAGCTCCAGGGCTAAAATACGTCGGGGTTGTAACAAGCGAAAACGACACCGCAATTGATAAAAATCTCGCAGTCAACATACCTAAGCAAATGGCTGCAGCTTCTGACGCCAAATTCCAATATTATTCAATTCCGACCTCATTTGGTATCGGTCACGACATTGTAGCCTTAAACCAAGACGAGGTTAAAAAGCACGCCGACAAATTATATCCGTTCTATTTGGATATGTACGAAGGAAAAAACGTAAAATTAGAGGCGAACTAG
- a CDS encoding NUDIX hydrolase, whose translation MVKIVSKALIKNKNGKYLLLYRGDTHPNFPGHLDLPGGEVESEETSRMATTREVQEETGICIYPNGLKKLFVKRHKNTKHVLFETVIDKTEADISVKLSWEHKKIPLDDVIGTIRY comes from the coding sequence ATGGTTAAGATAGTGTCAAAAGCACTTATTAAGAATAAAAATGGCAAATATCTACTGCTCTACAGGGGAGATACACACCCTAATTTCCCTGGGCATCTTGATCTTCCTGGGGGAGAAGTAGAATCTGAAGAAACCTCCAGGATGGCGACCACGCGAGAAGTACAGGAAGAAACTGGCATATGTATATATCCAAATGGCTTAAAAAAGCTATTTGTTAAGCGGCACAAAAACACAAAACATGTACTCTTTGAGACAGTCATAGATAAGACTGAGGCTGACATTTCTGTTAAGTTAAGCTGGGAACATAAAAAAATACCGTTGGATGACGTTATCGGAACTATTAGATACTAA
- a CDS encoding RelA/SpoT family protein gives MTREELLSIAEQKYDEVPVLVLASAIDYATEKHIRQKRKSGEPYINHPLAVAGILIEWGMDIDTVVAGVLHDTVEDTDATLDELESLFGRDVAFLVDGVTKVSQARAGMRNLDSYLPHTKDNLTKLMIAVGEDVRVIIIKLADRLHNMRTLQFMTPEKQKKIARETIEVFAPLADRLNMGRVRVQLEELSFRYLMPKAFQETKNLMDSRLKKSQRKLDHVRREVEARLKAEKLVFQMDGRVKSVYSLFKKLDKVGDIDKIYDLIALRIIVDDLSTGYLVLGILHDMYQPMYERIKDYVANPKPNGYQSLHTTVQTPSGQIVEFQIRTKEMHEYAERGLAASFHYNEQKLTDAYKKGKIGTMPADLSWIRELQEAAALISEGKRFDSNKFRMKLFSDRIFVYSPKGDIYDLPRGAFPLDYAYRIHSDIAARASGFKINGVMKPFNYKLQHGDTIEVLTSKSAHPKPDWRDVIITPHAKDKLRLQLSRSNSILQQLTGGVSSFFRYK, from the coding sequence ATGACGCGCGAAGAGTTATTGTCAATCGCTGAGCAAAAATACGACGAAGTACCAGTATTGGTTTTAGCAAGCGCAATCGATTACGCCACGGAAAAGCACATTAGACAAAAGCGCAAAAGTGGCGAGCCATACATTAATCACCCATTGGCGGTGGCGGGAATTCTAATTGAATGGGGTATGGATATTGATACGGTTGTGGCGGGAGTTCTGCACGACACCGTTGAAGATACCGACGCAACTCTGGATGAACTAGAAAGTTTATTTGGCCGTGACGTAGCTTTCTTAGTTGACGGAGTAACCAAAGTTTCACAAGCCCGGGCCGGGATGCGAAATTTGGATAGTTATTTACCACACACGAAGGACAATTTAACCAAGTTAATGATTGCCGTGGGCGAAGATGTGCGCGTGATAATTATCAAGCTAGCCGACCGCCTGCACAACATGCGAACCTTGCAATTTATGACGCCAGAAAAGCAGAAAAAAATTGCCAGAGAAACAATTGAAGTTTTTGCGCCGCTGGCCGACCGCTTAAATATGGGGCGAGTTCGCGTTCAATTGGAAGAGCTGAGTTTTAGATATTTGATGCCGAAAGCTTTCCAGGAAACCAAAAATTTGATGGACAGTCGACTGAAAAAGTCACAACGAAAATTGGATCACGTTCGTCGTGAAGTTGAAGCGCGACTAAAAGCGGAAAAGCTGGTTTTCCAGATGGACGGACGCGTTAAGAGCGTTTATAGTCTGTTTAAGAAATTGGACAAAGTTGGTGATATTGATAAGATTTATGATTTGATTGCCCTAAGAATAATTGTCGATGATTTATCAACTGGATATTTGGTTCTGGGAATTCTGCATGACATGTATCAGCCGATGTACGAGAGGATTAAAGATTATGTTGCCAATCCAAAACCAAATGGCTATCAAAGCTTGCATACAACCGTGCAAACTCCGAGCGGACAAATTGTCGAGTTCCAGATCCGAACCAAAGAAATGCACGAATACGCCGAGCGTGGATTAGCGGCTAGTTTCCATTACAATGAGCAAAAATTGACCGACGCCTATAAAAAAGGAAAAATCGGAACTATGCCAGCCGATTTGTCATGGATTCGCGAACTTCAAGAAGCCGCCGCTTTAATTAGCGAAGGAAAGCGATTCGACTCCAACAAATTCCGAATGAAGCTATTTTCCGACAGGATTTTCGTATATTCACCAAAGGGCGATATTTACGATTTACCTCGCGGAGCATTTCCCTTGGATTACGCCTACCGAATTCATTCCGATATCGCGGCGCGCGCAAGCGGATTTAAGATCAATGGCGTGATGAAGCCGTTCAATTACAAATTACAGCACGGCGACACAATTGAAGTTTTAACAAGTAAGTCCGCTCATCCAAAACCAGATTGGCGAGACGTCATAATTACGCCACACGCCAAAGATAAACTACGCTTACAATTATCCCGCTCAAACAGCATCTTACAACAATTAACTGGCGGCGTCTCCTCGTTCTTCCGATACAAGTAA
- a CDS encoding HIT family protein, translating into MNHTIFDDIVSGKMKSWKVWEDEKFLAFLTPFPNTPGFTVVIPKQNPGDYVFSLDDNLYSEMMLAVKKIAGILEKAFDTPRVALIFEGTGVAHVHAKLMPLHGDLAKGIGSPVSHKQAFYEEYSGWLTTADGPRMDDAQLDEIQARILAVQGK; encoded by the coding sequence ATGAATCACACAATTTTTGACGATATCGTATCTGGAAAAATGAAATCTTGGAAGGTTTGGGAGGATGAGAAGTTTTTGGCATTTTTAACGCCGTTTCCGAACACGCCAGGTTTTACTGTGGTGATTCCGAAGCAGAATCCGGGTGATTACGTATTTTCTTTGGACGATAATTTATATTCCGAAATGATGCTGGCAGTGAAAAAGATTGCTGGTATTTTGGAAAAAGCATTTGACACCCCGCGAGTGGCGCTGATTTTTGAAGGCACGGGCGTAGCACACGTGCACGCCAAATTGATGCCGCTTCATGGCGATTTAGCAAAGGGAATTGGTTCACCAGTATCGCACAAGCAAGCGTTTTATGAGGAATATTCTGGCTGGTTAACCACGGCTGACGGTCCAAGGATGGACGACGCTCAATTGGATGAAATTCAAGCGCGAATTTTAGCCGTGCAGGGTAAATAG
- a CDS encoding FKBP-type peptidyl-prolyl cis-trans isomerase → MATTKGQRIGIWVIAGMMFLGTVGGFVAMMVAPGNEAKDQAAFEKAKNEYAKATDERKKKVEAQANELSQKYYGKFSEFSSRVGAFEAGDVKELVKEDLVEGEGAEVKDDTKLAVYYIGWNAKGEIFDQSIADGKLKAPLNMDGPANTAVIQGWKEGLIGMKIGGVRELTIPANKAYGDKAQGDKIPANSPLKFVVMAIEKPADIPEPEMPEVMKQYYRSRGFNV, encoded by the coding sequence ATGGCAACTACAAAAGGCCAGAGAATAGGTATTTGGGTTATTGCCGGCATGATGTTTTTGGGGACCGTTGGCGGATTTGTCGCTATGATGGTAGCGCCTGGAAATGAAGCCAAAGACCAGGCAGCGTTTGAGAAAGCTAAGAATGAATACGCCAAGGCTACTGACGAGCGAAAAAAGAAAGTAGAGGCTCAGGCTAATGAATTGAGTCAAAAATATTACGGCAAGTTTTCTGAGTTTAGCTCACGAGTTGGCGCGTTTGAAGCTGGTGACGTGAAAGAGCTTGTTAAGGAAGATTTGGTCGAGGGTGAAGGCGCTGAGGTTAAGGACGACACCAAGTTGGCTGTTTACTACATTGGCTGGAATGCAAAAGGTGAGATTTTCGATCAATCAATCGCTGACGGCAAATTGAAAGCTCCGCTCAATATGGATGGCCCGGCAAATACCGCGGTTATTCAGGGCTGGAAAGAGGGCTTGATTGGTATGAAAATTGGCGGTGTGCGTGAATTAACAATTCCAGCCAACAAGGCTTACGGCGACAAAGCTCAGGGTGATAAAATTCCTGCAAATTCTCCGCTTAAGTTTGTGGTGATGGCTATTGAAAAGCCAGCTGATATTCCAGAGCCAGAAATGCCAGAAGTGATGAAGCAATATTATCGATCGCGAGGTTTCAATGTCTAA
- the gap gene encoding type I glyceraldehyde-3-phosphate dehydrogenase yields the protein MAVTRIAINGFGRIGRNAFKIANERSDLEIVAINDLTDTKTLAYLLKHDSNYGEYGRQVDFTENELIIEGKSVKVLAEKDPENLPWRDLNIDVVIESTGFFTDKDGAGKHLTAGAKRVVISGPTKSEGVDTIVLGTNDDKVKNATPIVSNASCTTNSLGAVMAILDAEFGVEKSMLTTVHSYTASQKLQDAPSKDLREGRNAAENIVPTTTGAAIAVTKTLPQLTGKFDGLSVRVPTPVVSLSDVTALLRKDVTVEQVNDAFKKAAQSNFYQGILGVSEEPLVSRDFIGNSYSGIVDLPLTKVVGGNLIKVMVWYDNEWGYSNRLVELVADVGYYLQNQA from the coding sequence ATGGCTGTAACAAGAATAGCAATTAACGGCTTCGGGCGAATCGGACGCAATGCGTTTAAGATTGCTAACGAGCGAAGTGACTTAGAAATTGTCGCGATCAATGATTTAACTGACACGAAAACTTTGGCGTATTTGTTGAAGCATGATAGCAATTACGGTGAGTACGGACGTCAAGTTGATTTTACGGAAAACGAGCTGATTATTGAAGGTAAGTCGGTTAAGGTGCTGGCTGAGAAAGATCCAGAAAATCTGCCGTGGCGAGATTTGAATATTGATGTGGTGATTGAATCGACAGGATTTTTCACCGATAAAGATGGCGCGGGCAAGCACTTAACGGCTGGTGCAAAGCGTGTGGTTATCAGTGGTCCGACGAAGTCTGAGGGAGTCGATACAATTGTTTTAGGAACTAACGATGACAAGGTAAAAAACGCGACACCAATCGTGTCTAATGCTAGTTGTACGACCAATTCTCTGGGCGCGGTTATGGCGATTTTGGATGCGGAGTTTGGCGTTGAAAAGTCAATGTTAACGACGGTGCATAGCTATACGGCTAGCCAAAAGCTTCAAGATGCGCCATCCAAGGATCTTAGAGAAGGTCGCAACGCTGCCGAAAACATTGTCCCGACTACGACTGGCGCCGCAATTGCTGTAACTAAAACCTTACCGCAATTAACTGGAAAATTTGACGGGCTTAGCGTGCGTGTACCGACTCCAGTGGTGTCGCTTAGCGACGTGACGGCGCTTCTTAGGAAAGATGTAACTGTCGAGCAGGTAAATGACGCGTTCAAAAAAGCCGCCCAGAGTAATTTCTATCAAGGCATTTTGGGTGTTTCTGAGGAACCTTTGGTGAGCCGTGATTTTATCGGTAATTCATATTCGGGGATTGTCGATCTTCCGTTGACGAAGGTAGTTGGTGGTAATCTGATCAAGGTTATGGTTTGGTATGACAATGAGTGGGGCTATTCTAACCGCTTGGTCGAGTTGGTAGCTGACGTCGGATATTATTTGCAGAATCAAGCATAA